In the Oryza glaberrima chromosome 6, OglaRS2, whole genome shotgun sequence genome, one interval contains:
- the LOC127777248 gene encoding transcription factor ILI4 encodes MSSRRSSRSSVSEEEINELISKLQSLLPSSRRRGANQASTTKLLKETCSYIKSLHREVDDLSDRLSDLMAGMDHNSPGAEIIRSLLR; translated from the exons atgtcGAGCCGGAGGTCGTCGCGCTCCTCCGTGTCGGAGGAGGAGATCAACGAGCTCATCTCCAAGCTCCAGTCCCTCCTCcccagctcccgccgccgcggcgccaacCAG GCGTCGACGACGAAGCTGCTGAAGGAGACGTGCAGCTACATCAAGAGCCTGCACCGGGAGGTGGACGACCTCAGCGACAGGCTCTCCGACCTCATGGCCGGCATGGATCACAACAGCCCAGGCGCCGAGATCATCCGCAGCCTCCTCCGCTAG
- the LOC127778065 gene encoding HVA22-like protein a, with the protein MGSGSFLKLLANNFDVLAGPLVSLAYPLYASVRAIETKSPVDDQQWLTYWVLYSFITLFELTFAPVIEWLPFWSYAKLFFNCWLVLPCFHGAAYVYDHFVRPMFVNRQIVNVWYVPRKENLSKPDDVLSAAERYIEQNGPEAFEKLISKSTRPSTSKRSTKRSILEEVESEHMARAERESWGENPFYDKNYRY; encoded by the exons ATGGGGTCTGGATCTTTCCTCAAGCTGCTGGCCAACAACTTCGACGTCCTCGCCGG GCCATTAGTTTCACTTGCTTATCCATT ATATGCCTCTGTGAGAGCAATAGAAACAAAATCTCCTGTTGATGATCAGCAATGGCTCACTTACTGGGTGCTGTACTCGTTTATCACTTTGTTTGAGCTTACTTTTGCTCCAGTAATTGAATG GCTTCCTTTTTGGTCCTATGCAAAGTTGTTCTTCAACTGCTGGTTGGTCTTACCTTGCTTCCATGGTGCTGCTTATGTTTATGATCACTTTGTGCGGCCAATGTTTGTGAATCGTCAAATAGTAAATGTCTGGTATGttccaagaaaagaaaacctgAGTAAACCTGATGATGTGCTATCAGCTGCGGAGAGATATATTGAACAGAATGGACCAGAAGCATTTGAGAAACTCATCAGCAAG TCTACGAGGCCTTCAACCTCCAAAAGAAGCACAAAGCGATCTATCTTGGAGGAGGTAGAATCTGAACACATGGCCAGGGCTGAAAGAGAATCATGGGGCGAAAATCCATTCTATGATAAAAATTATCGATACTAG